TACAAGCAACCACTGGCATCGATGGACAATCCCGCACTGTTCGGACCCGTCGTCTTCCGCCTCGAACTGGCCGAAGCCATCGCCCAGGGCATCCTCGCCGACTACCGCGTCGTCGTCCCCGTGATCAGCGCGGAGGACCTGCACGACATCCTCACCACGGCCGAGACCACCCCTCACCTGGACGGACTGCGCCTGGCAGCCATGCAAGTGGGACTGCTGCGCGCCATACAGGACTACCGCCTCAGCCGTGTCCTGACGTTCCACCGCCTGATTGCGGCCGCTCGCACCTTCGCCCGGACCCTGCCGCGCACCGCCACGGCTTTCACCCAGGGCGGCCAGCCGATGCAACTGTGGGCTGCCGCTGTCGACAGCCGCCAGCCCCGCTCCGAGCGCAACACCAAGCTCTGGCGTTTCGCGGGAAGTTCCTGGCAGAGCCGCACCGCCCTCCTGCCCGGACAGTCCCACACGCACATTCTCAGCAGCGTCAGATGCCTGGGCGAAGGCGTCGACATGCCCGAAGCCGACGCGGTGCTGTTCGCCGACCCCAAACGCAGCGTCGTCGACATCATCCAGACCCTCGGCCGCGCCCTGCGCCAGCCGCCAGGCAGCGGCAAGATCGCCACACTGATCATCCCCGTGTACATCCGCCCGGGACAAACCACCCGTGAGGCCATGGAGTCCTCCGACTTCCGCGACCTGTGGGCCATCCTGGACGGGCTGCGCACCGCTGACAGCAAGTTCTACACCCGCCTGCGCCGCGGCTCTGGCCGCCGCTCCGAGGACCCGGTCCTGACCGAGCCCGAGCGCCCCGACGAGATCGCCGACGTACTCTCCCTGCGAGCCCACCAGTTCCAGGGCGACGGCTGGAACAGCGGCTACGAGGCCGCCATGCGCTTCTACGAGGAGCACGGCCATCTCGAAGTCCCCACCGACCACCGGGACTCCGCCGGCGTCCACCTCGGCTCCTGGATCGGCGAACAGCGCAACCGCTATGCCGAGGGCACCCTCGACCCCGACCAGGCCTTCGCCCTGTACGCGCTGCGCATCTCCTGGCCCCACCCACCTGGCAGCTTCGAACACAACCTCGCCCTGGCCCGCGACTTCGCCACCGCCCACCACACCCTCGCAGTCCACGCCGGTACCCCCGACGTGGACGCCGGCCTGGCCCGGTGGCTCGACCAGATGCGAGCCATGACCCGCGAGGACGAGCTGCCCCCGAACGCATCGAGGCGCTGAACTCCACCGACCCTTGCTGGAATCCGGCCTGGAGCATCGACTGGCAGTACAACTGCGCCCGGCTGCGGCGCTGC
The Kitasatospora paranensis genome window above contains:
- a CDS encoding DEAD/DEAH box helicase — its product is MPHKPIRLRPHQQRAVGAITAGLQRHSRVTVVAACGTGKTVIARASADTYTPHGNILVLAPSQDLVAQTAREWDRGRPDEKHIAVCALPPSGRGALCIPFTTSPAEPARRVADHSGPTIVFSTYQSLPAIVEAHRRHGLPEWALAVADEAHHTTGSLDKSWGDIHDDAQIPAQRRLYMTATPRRWSHPKSRKPGAYKQPLASMDNPALFGPVVFRLELAEAIAQGILADYRVVVPVISAEDLHDILTTAETTPHLDGLRLAAMQVGLLRAIQDYRLSRVLTFHRLIAAARTFARTLPRTATAFTQGGQPMQLWAAAVDSRQPRSERNTKLWRFAGSSWQSRTALLPGQSHTHILSSVRCLGEGVDMPEADAVLFADPKRSVVDIIQTLGRALRQPPGSGKIATLIIPVYIRPGQTTREAMESSDFRDLWAILDGLRTADSKFYTRLRRGSGRRSEDPVLTEPERPDEIADVLSLRAHQFQGDGWNSGYEAAMRFYEEHGHLEVPTDHRDSAGVHLGSWIGEQRNRYAEGTLDPDQAFALYALRISWPHPPGSFEHNLALARDFATAHHTLAVHAGTPDVDAGLARWLDQMRAMTREDELPPNASRR